In Phragmites australis chromosome 16, lpPhrAust1.1, whole genome shotgun sequence, one DNA window encodes the following:
- the LOC133895627 gene encoding chloroplastic group IIA intron splicing facilitator CRS1, chloroplastic isoform X1 codes for MAPPPLPLFSPSPKPPPPPPWLHGPVPQTHNPASAAPPNPAEAAPPKPRRHSLKPPGKTSSPAAKPLTAGVPGGRTRRAVLGIIRRVRSLELSYPPSPIPTRNADAAVPFHLPIDPPPPREQGQEEEKPRAVPWAAARDEDLKVALRRERKPREPTRAETELTGDELERLRRWARGVERLVRAKKAGVTDEVVEEMRGEWARGQELAAVRLVEPLRRCMDRAREILEIKTGGLVVWTKGDIHFVYRGSNSLENTKHQGNEQSICDQKDEEPVKGTLYEREVNRLLDSLGPRFVDWWWNTPLPVDADLLPEFVPGFKTPFRQCPPGVRPTLADEELTYLRKLARPLPTHFALGRNTKLQGLAAAILKLWEKSLIAKIAVKVGVQNTNNEQMAWNLKRLTGGTVILRNKDFIILYRGKDFLPGGVARTVIQREAQVHDEQVKEEEARMKVVDSLQMVGGLSSEESFVGTFREYQDFQANYVYEETENYKTIIELEAEKHRLEKELKDQEWKLFTLNKKIERSNQVLAKLHSSWSPSEQSTDRELLTQEEKVIFRKIGLKMDERVLLGRRGIFDGVIEEIHQNWKHKEVVKVITKQIQMRQILYTAQLLEVETGGILIAVEKLATSHAIILYRGKNYRRPTKTSPIDLLTKREALRRSIEAQRRGSMKYFAREREKSILELKRRLRYVTRQIRYRTP; via the exons ATGGCGCCACCTCCCCTGCCCCTCTTCTCCCCGTCCCCAAAGCCCCCACCTCCGCCGCCATGGCTCCACGGCCCTGTCCCCCAGACCCACAACCCCGCCTCCGCGGCCCCTCCAAACCCCGCCGAGGCGGCTCCTCCGAAACCCCGACGCCACAGCCTCAAGCCGCCAGGGAAAACCAGCTCGCCCGCTGCCAAGCCCCTCACCGCCGGCGTCCCCGGCGGCCGCACTCGCCGCGCCGTCCTCGGCATCATCCGCCGCGTCCGCTCCCTCGAGCTCTCCTACCCCCCGAGCCCCATCCCCACACGCAACGCCGATGCCGCCGTCCCCTTCCACCTCCCGAtcgacccgccgccgccgcgggaaCAAGGACAAGAAGAGGAGAAACCCAGGGCGGTTCCGTGGGCGGCAGCGAGGGACGAGGACCTCAAGGTCGCGCTGCGGCGGGAGAGGAAGCCGCGGGAGCCGACGCGCGCGGAGACGGAGCTGACGGGCGACGAGCTGGAGCGGTTGCGGCGGTGGGCGCGCGGGGTGGAACGGTTGGTAAGGGCCAAGAAGGCCGGGGTCACTGACGAGGTAGTGGAGGAGATGCGCGGGGAGTGGGCCAGGGGTCAGGAGCTCGCCGCCGTGCGCCTCGTCGAGCCGCTCCGCCGGTGCATGGACCGTGCAAGGGAGATCCTTGAG ATAAAAACAGGAGGCTTAGTTGTTTGGACAAAAGGAGACATACATTTTGTTTACAGAGGAAGCAATTCTCTAGAAAATACAAAGCATCAAGGAAATGAGCAAAGCATTTGTGATCAGAAGGATGAAGAACCTGTCAAAGGTACACTTTATGAGAGAGAAGTCAACAGACTATTGGACAGTTTGGGCCCTCGATTTGTCGATTGGTGGTGGAACACACCATTGCCTGTGGATGCTGATCTCCTCCCAGAGTTTGTTCCGGGCTTTAAGACTCCATTTAGACAATGCCCTCCTGGTGTGAGGCCAACACTAGCAGATGAGGAGCTGACATACTTGCGCAAGCTTGCACGCCCTTTACCGACACATTTTGCTCTCG GTAGAAATACAAAACTACAGGGTTTGGCTGCTGCTATACTAAAGCTTTGGGAAAAAAGCCTTATAGCAAAGATTGCAGTGAAAGTGGGTGTCCAAAATACCAACAATGAACAAATGGCCTGGAACCTTAAG CGTCTTACAGGAGGAACTGTGATATTGAGAAACAAGGATTTTATTATTCTATATAGAGGCAAGGATTTTCTGCCTGGTGGAGTTGCTCGAACTGTTATTCAACGAGAGGCTCAGGTACATGACGAACAGGTGAAGGAAGAGGAAGCTCGAATGAAAGTGGTTGACTCACTTCAGATGGTTGGTGGATTGTCATCTGAGGAAAGTTTTGTAGGAACCTTCAGGGAATATCAGGATTTCCAAGCTAACTATGTGTATGAAGAAACCGAAAACTACAAGACCATAATTGAACTAGAGGCCGAGAAGCATAGATTGGAGAAGGAACTGAAAGACCAGGAATGGAAGCTTTTCACT CTTAACAAGAAGATTGAAAGATCCAACCAGGTGCTGGCAAAGCTTCATAGTTCTTGGAGCCCTTCAGAGCAATCCACAGATAGAGAGCTCTTGACACAAGAGGAAAAGGTGATATTCCGCAAGATTGGCCTCAAAATGGATGAGCGTGTTCTCCTAG GAAGGCGTGGTATCTTTGATGGTGTAATTGAAGAGATTCATCAAAACTGGAAACATAAAGAGGTTGTGAAAGTAATTACAAAGCAAATTCAAATGCGCCAGATATTATACACTGCACAGCTGCTTGAGGTAGAAACAGGTGGAATATTAATAGCAGTAGAAAAGCTCGCAACCAGCCATGCCATAATACTTTACCGTGGAAAGAACTATCGCCGCCCAACAAAAACATCACCCATTGATCTGCTGACCAAAAGAGAAGCATTACGAAGATCGATTGAGGCTCAACGACGAGGG TCAATGAAATACTTTGCTCGGGAGAGAGAAAAGTCCATTTTGGAATTGAAAAGGAGACTG AGATATGTGACAAGGCAAATCAGGTATCGAACCCCATGA
- the LOC133895627 gene encoding chloroplastic group IIA intron splicing facilitator CRS1, chloroplastic isoform X2, with the protein MAPPPLPLFSPSPKPPPPPPWLHGPVPQTHNPASAAPPNPAEAAPPKPRRHSLKPPGKTSSPAAKPLTAGVPGGRTRRAVLGIIRRVRSLELSYPPSPIPTRNADAAVPFHLPIDPPPPREQGQEEEKPRAVPWAAARDEDLKVALRRERKPREPTRAETELTGDELERLRRWARGVERLVRAKKAGVTDEVVEEMRGEWARGQELAAVRLVEPLRRCMDRAREILEIKTGGLVVWTKGDIHFVYRGSNSLENTKHQGNEQSICDQKDEEPVKGTLYEREVNRLLDSLGPRFVDWWWNTPLPVDADLLPEFVPGFKTPFRQCPPGVRPTLADEELTYLRKLARPLPTHFALVQRLTGGTVILRNKDFIILYRGKDFLPGGVARTVIQREAQVHDEQVKEEEARMKVVDSLQMVGGLSSEESFVGTFREYQDFQANYVYEETENYKTIIELEAEKHRLEKELKDQEWKLFTLNKKIERSNQVLAKLHSSWSPSEQSTDRELLTQEEKVIFRKIGLKMDERVLLGRRGIFDGVIEEIHQNWKHKEVVKVITKQIQMRQILYTAQLLEVETGGILIAVEKLATSHAIILYRGKNYRRPTKTSPIDLLTKREALRRSIEAQRRGSMKYFAREREKSILELKRRLRYVTRQIRYRTP; encoded by the exons ATGGCGCCACCTCCCCTGCCCCTCTTCTCCCCGTCCCCAAAGCCCCCACCTCCGCCGCCATGGCTCCACGGCCCTGTCCCCCAGACCCACAACCCCGCCTCCGCGGCCCCTCCAAACCCCGCCGAGGCGGCTCCTCCGAAACCCCGACGCCACAGCCTCAAGCCGCCAGGGAAAACCAGCTCGCCCGCTGCCAAGCCCCTCACCGCCGGCGTCCCCGGCGGCCGCACTCGCCGCGCCGTCCTCGGCATCATCCGCCGCGTCCGCTCCCTCGAGCTCTCCTACCCCCCGAGCCCCATCCCCACACGCAACGCCGATGCCGCCGTCCCCTTCCACCTCCCGAtcgacccgccgccgccgcgggaaCAAGGACAAGAAGAGGAGAAACCCAGGGCGGTTCCGTGGGCGGCAGCGAGGGACGAGGACCTCAAGGTCGCGCTGCGGCGGGAGAGGAAGCCGCGGGAGCCGACGCGCGCGGAGACGGAGCTGACGGGCGACGAGCTGGAGCGGTTGCGGCGGTGGGCGCGCGGGGTGGAACGGTTGGTAAGGGCCAAGAAGGCCGGGGTCACTGACGAGGTAGTGGAGGAGATGCGCGGGGAGTGGGCCAGGGGTCAGGAGCTCGCCGCCGTGCGCCTCGTCGAGCCGCTCCGCCGGTGCATGGACCGTGCAAGGGAGATCCTTGAG ATAAAAACAGGAGGCTTAGTTGTTTGGACAAAAGGAGACATACATTTTGTTTACAGAGGAAGCAATTCTCTAGAAAATACAAAGCATCAAGGAAATGAGCAAAGCATTTGTGATCAGAAGGATGAAGAACCTGTCAAAGGTACACTTTATGAGAGAGAAGTCAACAGACTATTGGACAGTTTGGGCCCTCGATTTGTCGATTGGTGGTGGAACACACCATTGCCTGTGGATGCTGATCTCCTCCCAGAGTTTGTTCCGGGCTTTAAGACTCCATTTAGACAATGCCCTCCTGGTGTGAGGCCAACACTAGCAGATGAGGAGCTGACATACTTGCGCAAGCTTGCACGCCCTTTACCGACACATTTTGCTCTCG TGCAGCGTCTTACAGGAGGAACTGTGATATTGAGAAACAAGGATTTTATTATTCTATATAGAGGCAAGGATTTTCTGCCTGGTGGAGTTGCTCGAACTGTTATTCAACGAGAGGCTCAGGTACATGACGAACAGGTGAAGGAAGAGGAAGCTCGAATGAAAGTGGTTGACTCACTTCAGATGGTTGGTGGATTGTCATCTGAGGAAAGTTTTGTAGGAACCTTCAGGGAATATCAGGATTTCCAAGCTAACTATGTGTATGAAGAAACCGAAAACTACAAGACCATAATTGAACTAGAGGCCGAGAAGCATAGATTGGAGAAGGAACTGAAAGACCAGGAATGGAAGCTTTTCACT CTTAACAAGAAGATTGAAAGATCCAACCAGGTGCTGGCAAAGCTTCATAGTTCTTGGAGCCCTTCAGAGCAATCCACAGATAGAGAGCTCTTGACACAAGAGGAAAAGGTGATATTCCGCAAGATTGGCCTCAAAATGGATGAGCGTGTTCTCCTAG GAAGGCGTGGTATCTTTGATGGTGTAATTGAAGAGATTCATCAAAACTGGAAACATAAAGAGGTTGTGAAAGTAATTACAAAGCAAATTCAAATGCGCCAGATATTATACACTGCACAGCTGCTTGAGGTAGAAACAGGTGGAATATTAATAGCAGTAGAAAAGCTCGCAACCAGCCATGCCATAATACTTTACCGTGGAAAGAACTATCGCCGCCCAACAAAAACATCACCCATTGATCTGCTGACCAAAAGAGAAGCATTACGAAGATCGATTGAGGCTCAACGACGAGGG TCAATGAAATACTTTGCTCGGGAGAGAGAAAAGTCCATTTTGGAATTGAAAAGGAGACTG AGATATGTGACAAGGCAAATCAGGTATCGAACCCCATGA
- the LOC133895897 gene encoding protein SAR DEFICIENT 1-like: MAWRRPRDEDDEEESGADDHHHRHGPRRIRPKLAFSAIVKRAVAQETTQQIVHNLEPLVRRVVREEIQNIFSQHDYIPLRSLPLRIQETEVSPPLKLVFVKRLKLPIFTNNKLVDVTNNAIEIQLKDTRTNYLITPPDSHLGSSVRLEVLVLDGDFCCEDGDGWTADQFNAAIVKAREGKRPLLVGTLNVLMSNQGVAVIDDVFFTDNSSWIRSRKFRIGVRTMPASYCGPRIQEAVSESFTVKDHRGELYKKHFPPSLTDDVWRLKNIGKDGPIDKRLESEGIKNVQDFLKLNTIDPDKLRALVVMSDNKWRATLNHAKMCDTGGKCYVFKTAGCDITFNPIGEVLAARIGDQTCPLHELQPQQMFQVKQLAIQAYQQWDQLEEMANEMPLAANKSLIPTSNSDWEPSESQESMISSGSQNAKYLDYTGTATSSAAAAMAINNSSTSYSTAAAVPANDAMFWSPSSMAADDHFDWQNSTNLSCWDQVD, from the exons ATGGCGTGGCGAAGGCCACGGgacgaggacgatgaggaggagagcGGAGCTGATGATCATCACCATCGCCATGGCCCCAGGCGGATCCGGCCGAAACTAGCTTTTAGCGC CATCGTAAAAAGAGCTGTGGCCCAAGAAACTACTCAGCAAATAGTGCACAATCTGGAACCACTTGTTCGCAGAGTG GTGCGTGAGGAAATTCAAAACATCTTTTCTCAGCACGATTACATACCACTCAG ATCTCTTCCTTTACGCATCCAAGAGACGGAGGTCTCGCCTCCTCTGAAGCTAGTCTTTGTTAAGCGGCTCAAGCTACCAATCTTCACAAACAACAAGCTTGTTGATGTTACGAATAATGCAATTGAAATCCAGCTGAAGGACACAAGAACCAACTATCTGATCACACCACCAGATAGTCATCTAGGTTCTTCAGTAAGACTAGAAGTGCTAGTTCTGGATGGTGATTTCTGTTGCGAGGATGGAGACGGGTGGACCGCTGATCAGTTTAATGCAGCAATCGTGAAGGCAAGAGAAGGGAAGAGGCCTTTGCTTGTGGGGACGCTCAATGTGCTGATGAGCAATCAAGGTGTGGCTGTGATCGATGATGTGTTTTTCACTGACAACTCGAGCTGGATAAGGAGCCGGAAGTTTCGAATTGGTGTGCGTACCATGCCTGCGAGCTATTGTGGACCGAGGATCCAAGAGGCAGTGAGCGAGAGCTTCACAGTGAAAGACCATCGAGGCGAAT TGTACAAGAAGCATTTTCCTCCATCACTCACTGACGACGTATGGAGGCTTAAGAACATTGGAAAAGATGGACCCATTGACAAGAGGTTGGAATCCGAGGGGATCAAGAACGTCCAGGACTTCTTGAAGCTTAACACCATAGATCCTGATAAGCTCAGAGCT CTCGTCGTCATGTCAGATAACAAATGGAGGGCAACACTGAATCATGCAAAAATGTGTGACACGGGAGGGAAATGCTACGTTTTCAAGACTGCAGGGTGTGACATTACCTTTAACCCTATAGGAGAGGTCTTGGCAGCCAGAATTGGAGACCAGACATGCCCTTTGCACGAACTGCAACCCCAACAAATG TTTCAAGTGAAGCAATTGGCCATCCAAGCATACCAGCAGTGGGATCAACTGGAGGAAATGGCTAATGAGATGCCACTTGCTGCAAATAAAAGCTTAATCCCAACAAGTAATTCAGATTGGGAGCCAAGTGAGAGCCAGGAGAGCATGATCAGCTCAGGGTCGCAGAACGCCAAGTATCTTGACTACACGGGAACCGCTACCTCcagcgcagcagcagcaatggcGATCAACAACAGCAGTACCTCATATTCTACAGCAGCGGCTGTTCCAGCCAACGATGCTATGTTCTGGAGCCCAAGCAGCATGGCAGCTGATGATCACTTTGACTGGCAGAACTCGACGAATCTCAGTTGTTGGGATCAAGTAGATTAA